The genomic DNA gttttttgcaacatccttggactccccaatcatacccaaacaaccaaaacattctgtagacaggttggcacgacttaatattcacttttgtcccacacccggggacacagaatagaagagaaatcaaatgagcatacatttttgacagacatgaaatataggtcaaaaggtcagtaATTCtactacaaacaaacaaaacaaaaaccgataataaaaaaaacgataccgataatttccgatattacattttaaagcacttatcggacatcactagtttaaatatgttttaacaGGCACTCGCTTATTTAtccgattactccattaatccaACAAACTGATTGATTAGTCTATTAGTAAAATAATTGATAGTTGCCAAATATTTCAAATGGATTcattcttttattattttttttcgcgACGGCccaaatgttatttttcatattgGAAATACTTTACACGTATTTTGGTACTCAATCGCTTTCAGCAACAAAAGCGGCGAAATCCCCCTCGTTATGTAAAACGCCGCATATAATTTGTTGTAACGCTTCAGTTGTGTAATAAATATTGAAGTCTTTCATTAATGAGCGTGAGTGACttgcattataaaaaaaaacccaagatGGCTGTTGCTCATTAGGACACACGGTCCGCGTTTGGAGGGCCGGTTGTCTGAGGGGACGCCGTCGCCATCCTCTGAGGTTGGGACGGCTGATTGGTCCCTGTGGGACGGAGGTGTTGACGTGCCGAGGTGACCTCTGACCTGAGGGACCCCTGACGCAACAGGCAATTACCATCTGTCTATCAAAGCGAGGCGGCGGAACCGTAAGGCTTCCAACTGTCAGGTGTCAGTCACCGCTCAGGGGGGCGGGCCCTCTGACATCATCGGCCACGGCTCCTCGGGGGTCAATAAGAACCGGCCGGCGGCGCCGGGTCCGTCGTTTGATGCCACGCGTGATTGCGATGATCATGGGAGGCGTGTTGGAGAACCACTCGGACGCGGTGTTCGTCCTTCACGGCCTCAACGAGTCGGCGTCCAGCCGTCAGATCTACTTCTCCTTGGCGCTGGCGTCCTACGTGGTCACGCTGCTGGTCAACGTGACGCTGATCGTGACCGTGTGCGTGGAGAAGACGCTGCACGAGCCCATCTACATCTTCCTATGCAACCTGTGCCTCAACGGCATCTTCGGCGCGTCCACCTTCTACCCCAAGCTGCTGAGCGACCTGCTGGCCGAGGTGCACGTCATCTCGTACGCCGGCTGCCTGACGCAGATCTTCGCCGTCTACGGCTACGTCTTCTGCGAGTTCGCCAGTCTGACCGTCATGGCGCTGGACCGCTACGTGGCCATCTGCTGGCCGCTGCGGTACCGCGCCGTGATGACGCCGCGCACGGTGGCGCGGCTGCTGGCGCTGACGTGGTGCTTGCCGCTGCTGGAGACGGCGTGCGGCGTGGCCCTGACGGCGAGGCTGCCGCTGTGCGGCCGCCACATCCACAAGTTGTTTTGCACCAACTGGGAGGTGGTCAAGCTGTCGTGCGTGGACACCACAgccaataacatctacggcttcgCGCTCATGTTCTTGCACGTCTCGCAGGCGGGCCTCATCGTGGTGTCCTACGCCCACCTGGTGCACGCCGCCGTCAGGTCGCACTCCGTCCGCCGCAAGTTCGTGCAGACGTGCATGCCGCACCTGCTCACTCTGCTCATCTTCACCGGCTCGCTGTTATTCGACACCTTGTTCTCCCGCTACGGCGGCGGCGGCCAGCTGCAGGTTCTGCAGAACATGCTGGCCGTGGAGTTCCTGGTGGTGCCGCCCCTCGTTAACCCCGTCATCTACGGCATCAACCTGCAGCAGATTCGCTGGCGCATCGTCCACAACTTCACGCAGAAAGACGTGGCGCCGCCCGACTCGCACTGacactgtcagaaaaattgtacgtaaattatcaaaaaattttccgttctgagttccagTGAACAGACGAGAGCTGTCTTTGTTCCACCAAGCTAAAGGCTGGGAAAATTCCATTATGTACAATGGGAGGggaggggggttatctattgtcatccaagacctgcccaggctgaagccaggaccagcccaagccatctttttcttttgtgttaatgtgaccgaaatcaatgactgtttacatacttcccattcctttggaagcagatgttgttgtgtaaaacagggagtgtccaaataaaaagaggtggcgtacaatctttcgccagagcgtgctggagattgtagaaggatacaatgtccgggcgactttcctcaatatattgagtccaaatttaattctgtctctgtttgattctttgcttcttgtcttgtttaatagatgtcatcagtgtttgaacctgacagacacCTTTTCTTTTggattctacaaaccccgtttccatatgagttgggaaatggtgttagatgtaaatataaacggaatacaatgatttgcaaatccttttcaagccatattcaattgaatgcactacagagacaagatatttgatgttcaaactcataaactttattttttgcaaatactaattaacttagaatttcatggctgcaacacgtgccaaagtagttgggaaagggcatgttcaccactgtgttacatggcctttccttttaacaacactcagtaaaggtttgggaactgaggagatacatttttgaagcttctcaggtggaattctttcccattcttgcttgatgtacagcttaagttgttcaacagtccgggggtctccgttgtgctattttaggcttcataatgcgccacacattttcaatgggagacaggtctggactacaggcaggccagtctagtacccgcactcttttactatgaagccacgttgatgtaacacgtggcttggcattgttttgctgaaataagcaggggcgtccatggtaacgttgcttggatggcaacatatgttgctccaaaacctgtatgtacctttcagcattaatggcaccttcacagatgtgtaagttacccatgtcttggccactaatacacccccataccatcacacatgctggcttttacactttgcgcctagaacaatccggatggttcttttcctctttggtccggaggacacgacgtcaacagtttccaaaaacaatttgaaatgtggactcgtcagaccacagaacacttttccactttgtatcagtccatcttagatgagctcaggcccagcaaagccgacggcgtttctgggtgttgttgataaacggttttcgccttgcataggagagctttaacttgcacttacagatgtagtgaccaactgtagttactgacagtgggtttctaaagtgtccctgagcccatgtggtgatatcttttacacactgatgtcgcttgttgatgcagtacagcctgagggatggaaggtcacgggcttagctgcttacgtgcagtgatttctccagattatctgaaccctttgatggtattacggagcgtagatggtgaaatccctaaattccttgcaatagctggttgagagaggtttttcttaaactgttcaacaatttgctcatgcatttgttgacaaagtggtaaccctcgccccatccttgtttgtgaatgactgagcatttcatggaatctacttttatacccaatcatggcacccacctgttcccaatttgcctgttcacctgtgggatgttccaaataagtgtttgatgagcattcctcaactttatcagtatttattgccacctttcccaacttctttgtcacgtgttgctggcatcaaattctaaagttaatgattattatttgcaaaaattaattgttttatcagtttgaacatcaagtatgttgtctttgtagcatattcaactgaatatgggttgaaaatgatttgcaaatcattgtattctgtttatatttaatacaatttcccaactcatatggaaacggggtttgtacttgttcACACACAAACGAGTTGAACTCTGCTCGATTGATTTTATTCTTGGAAATGTTGCGTTCGTGTAAACATCgccaaacctaaaaaaaaaaaaaaaaagtcaactttTTACCCGTAGAAGAACGAGGACTTCACACAATGCGGCGAATCAGCTTGTTTCTCTCCGGCTGGAGAAACTCCTCCACCAGCGCGTCGGTCACCTGCTTAAGCTCCGCCTCCAGACAGCACACATCACTGCCAACAcagagaacaggaagtgatgtcgtTTGTGAACGAACGATCCGATCCGAGTGACGCTAACTTGAAATACTCGTCCACACCTTCATCTCCTCCAGGCTtgattactgcaacgcacttctcgtcagggtccccaaaaagagcatcaaaaagctccagtacattcaaaacagcgcagcgaggatcctgacgagagtgcgcaAGCGTGGTCATATCACACCTATCCTCAAATCACTTCACTGGCCCCCTAttgcatcccggacccaatttaagatTAACCTGCTCACTTACCAATGCATCTCCGGCAgcgccccctcctacctcaaggacctagtttcccctcaacctccgctcctcaaacactaacctcctcaaacccatcaggacaaagttacAACCTATGtgccgccgggctttctgctcgaccgctcccgaactttggaacgctctccccgaccatcttagagcaccaaagtcggtcgaccgttttaagaagggactaaaaacccacctttttagcacagcttttatctaatttctctgccttcttcttTTTAAATACACtacttgcttatctgttttttatccagtgctctcatgcttttatttctatttttatctatgtttctcttttatctagtgtttatctagcgcaggggtcggcaacccgcggctctagagccgcatgcggctctttagcgccgccttagtggctctgtagagctttttcaaaaatgtatgaaaaatggaaaaagatgagggggaaaaaatatattttttgttttaatatggtctttgtaggaggaaaaacatgacacaaacctccctaattgttataaagcatactgtttatattaaacatgcttcactgattcgagtatttggcgagcgccgttttgtcctactaattttggcggtccttgaacttaccgtagtttgtttacatgtataactttctccgactttctaggacgtgttttatgccacttcttttttctgtctcattttgtccaccagacttttaacgttgtgccttaatgcacaaaggtgagttttgttgatgttattgacttgtgtggagagctaatcagacatatttggtcactgcatgactgcaagctaatccatgctaacatgctatttaggctagctatatgtacatattgcatcattatgcctcatctgtaggtatatttgaggtcatttagtttcctttaagtcatcttaattcaatgtatatctcatgacacactatctgtatgtaatatggcttttaattttttgcggctccagacagatttgtttttgtatttttggtccaatatggctctttcaacattttgggttgccgacccctgtagtgtgtgtcatgatttcctttctattttaattttttattataaattctaactttctatttttatattttttatactttgtagcactttgagattttaactagagatgtccgataatggcttttttgccgatatccgatattccgatattgtccaactcttaattaccgataccgatatatacagtcgtggaattaacacattattatgcgtaatttggacaaccaggtatggtgaagataaagtccttttttgaaaaattcataaaataaaataagataaataaattaaaaacattttcttgaataaaaaagaaagtaaaacaatataaaaacagttacatagaaactagtaatgaatgaaaatgagtcaaattaactgttgaaggttagtactattagtggagcagcagcacgcacaatcatgtgtgcttgcggactgtatcccttgcagactgtattgatatatattgatatataatgtaggaaccagaatattaataacagaaagaaacaacctttttgtgtgaatgagtgtaaatgggggagggaggttttttgggttggtgcactaattgtaagtgtatcttgtgttttttatgttgatttaataaaaaaactaaaataaaaaaaacgataccgataatttacgatattaaattttaaagcatttatcagcatcatctctaattttaacaaatgtaaagtgcgttacaaatgtaattcattattattattattgaaataaAAGGAAGGGAGTGCTGCTTTAGGACATTTTAGAACTGGCCCTCAGTGTTAGAAGACACCATCAGTTCATATTCAAATGACAATATAAACCGCTGCGTCTCCATACAGCACAACATttgaaaaaagtttttatttcagTAAATTCTTATTCTATGATAGCCTGCACACagtgaaatatttcacaaatacacAGCTTTTGTTCTCTACAGTCTAAAACTGGAAAAAGTTAGGTTTTGGCTAAAAGGCAGTGGtcatgtgagtgtggatgttgtctgtctatctgtgatgaggtggcgacttgacaAAGCCTTTATAATCATTGTGTGATGAACTTattgtttcatatcatttgacaaggttgtaaattgtaagtaggttagatataattaatgaatatgattaaaatcaagagtaagatgcctaattctgtgttaatattagagatgtctgataatggcttttttgccgatatccgatattccgatattgtccaactcttaattaccgataccgatatcaatcgataccgatatatacagttgtggaattaacacattattatgcctaattttgttgtgatgccccgctggatgcattaaacaatgtaacaaggttttccaaaataagagaaccacttcaactcaagttatggaaaaaaatgccaacattataacattaacatgcctcaaaacagcagcttggaatttgggacatgctctccctgagagagcatgaggaggttgaggtgggcggggtttttgggtgtatattgtagcgtcccggaagagttagtgctgcaaggggttctggatatttgttctgttgtgttacggtgcgggtgttctcccgaaatgtgtttgtcattcttgtttggtgtgggttcacagtgtggcgcatatttataacagtgttaaagttgtttatacggctaccctcagtgtgacctgtatggcagttgaccaagtatgctttgcattcacttgtgtgtgtgaaaagccatagatattatgtgattggaccggcacgcaaaggcagtgcctttaaggtttattggcgttttgtacttctccctacgtccgtgtaccactccgtacagcgccgttttaaaaagtaattaattttactttttgaaacagataccgataattttcgatattacattttaaatcatttattggccgatattatcggacatctctaatattcattattatttgttcATATTATTTATCGTGATTTTTTTCAGTATTTATTTTCGTAATCTGGCTGACCAAAGCCTTTGTAATAATTTTGTGATTAACTTattgtttcatatcatttgacaaggttgtaaattgtaagtaggttagatataattattgagtacgattaaaatcaagagtaagacgactaattctgtgttaatatttgagtaagCCCCGGGCCCCTGTGTAGTTGGGCCCTAAGTTCAAAAAGGTCTTGAAGCCCCGTTCTAATGTAACAAACGTTTCACGCCAAATCAGCTGACCTGATTCCGGGCGTGGCGCACAGCTCGCTGTAGTATTTGATTTTGGGTTCCGTGCCGCTCGTTCTCAGCGTGGCCACCACGCCGTTGTGCAGCGTGAAGGTGATCATGTGACCGCTCCTGCTCACGGGGAGAACCTGCGCAGGAAACGGCCGCGGAGTTAGGAGGGGTGGTCAAGATCAAAAGGAGACAAGGCGACACGTTTTACCGAGCGGCAATCAGGCTGGCTGCTGTCGTATCCCGTGGTGACGTCTCTCACGTGCACAATGCGCACGCCGCCGCAGGTGTCGGGGTACGAGCCTCGGCCGTCGAAGTCTCTGATCCGGGCGAAGATCTTGTGGACGGTGGCGGCGTCGTTGCAGATGACGTAGGAGCTCGTGGAGACGTGATGGCCGTACCTGCGGAAAGGAAGCGGACCGCCTGGTCGTCTGTGCTGCCCGCCGCTTTGGAAATGTTGCGCACTGCGAGGTCGCTGAAAGCAGGAAGTAGCTCACGTCAGGTAGATGTTGTGCAGCTGTTGCTGGAGGCTCAGCTTCCTGTGGTGGAGGTAAGCGGCCATCTCGGCCACCACGGCCGCCGCGCTCACGCCGTCCTTGTCAGGAAGCAGCGCGCCGCACAGGAAGCCTGCGTGCACAGGAAGCGCGCACGCGTCAAGGGCAACATGGCgggaagtgggatttttttttatttgttacgtACCGATGGACTCCTCGAAGGCAAACAAAACAGTCTTTCCGCTTCCGGTGAGTTCGTGGATCCGGTTTCCGATCCATTTGAAGCCCGGAAGCGTTTCCTGTTCAGATAGTGGGGcgcaattatttattattttttgtcacaCCCCCCTAAAGttaatgcttgtttttttttcatctgtatgtgtcaagatagttgTTTTGTTTACTAACAATAATGatcaagttaaaaagttaaagtaccaatgactgtcatacacacactaggtgtggtgaaattattctctgcatttgacacccatcacccttgatcaccccctgggaggtgaggggagcagtgggcagcagcggtagccgcgcccgggaatcatttttggtgatttaacccccaattccaacccttgatgctgagtgccaagcagggaggtaatggctcccatttttatagtctttggtatgactcggcggggTTTGAACTCTACACTATTGCTTGTCATGCCCACACCTtactctgcccccccccccccccccgtagtGAATATTTATTTATCTCACCCGAGTGAAACTCAACAATATTTCATGTAGCACACCAGATCATTTTACGTGTTCTGCCATATCATTCAAGTGGCCCacctcatcattttatgtggcctgccaaatcattttatgtggtccggcaCATTatttcatttggcccgccaaGTCATTGAAAGTGTTCCGGTACATTATTTCATGTTGCCTGCCCTATCATTTTAAGTGGTCTAGCACAAGTTGCCTGccctatcattttatgtggtctagcACAAGTGgcctgcaacatcattttatgtagtccagcACTTTATTTCATGTGGTTCACCACATAATTTAATATGGCCTGCCAAATAATTTTACAAGGTCCggcacattatttcatgtggcccaccatgtcattttacCAGGGTGCCACACCATTTGTAGTCCGgatcatcattttatgtggcccatttAATTTTACCAGGCTGCCACACCATTTGTAGTCTGgatcatcattttatgtggcccagcacattatttcatgtggccaACCATATCATTTTACCAGGCTGCCACACCATTTGTAGTCCGgatcatcattttatgtggcccagcacattatttcatgtggccaACCATGTAAATTTTACCAGGCTGCCACACCATTTGTAGTCCGgatcatcattttatgtggtccagcaCATTATTTCACATAGTCCGGTACATTATTTCATGTGGTCTGCGAAATATTTGATGTGGTCCGGCACATTATTTCATgtagcctgccatatcattttatgtggcctactACATCAATTTATGGGGGTCCGGCACAAAatgtatgtggcctgccacaccatTTTGTGGCCCAGCACATTATttcacattatttcatgtggcccaccatatcattttacCAGGCTGCCACACCATTTGTAGTCCGgatcatcattttatgtggtttagcacattatttcatgtggtcCGGCACATTATCTCAGGTGGCCCatcacattatttcatgtggcccaccatatcattttacCAGGCTGCCACACCATTTGTAGTCCGGATCATCATTTTCTGTGGTATagcacattatttcatgtggcccaccatatcattttacCAGGCTGCCACACCATTTGTAGTCTGGATCATCATTTTGTGTGGTCCagcacattatttcatgtggcccaccatgtcattttacCAGGCTGCCACACCATTTGTAGTCCGGATCATCATTTTTTGTGGCCCatcacattatttcatgtggcccatcacattatttcatgtggcccaccatatcattttacCAGGCTGCCACACCATTTGTAGTCCAgatcatcattttatgtggcccatcacattatttcatgtggcccaccatatcattttacCAGGCTGCCACACCATTTGTAGTCCGgatcatcattttatgtggcccagcacattatttcatgtggcccaccaTTTCATTTTACCAGGCTACCACATCATTTGTAGTCCGGATCATCATTTTGTGTGGTCCagcacattatttcatgtggcccaccatatcattttacCAGGCTGCCACACCATTTGTAGTCCAgatcatcattttatgtggcctgccacattatttcacGTAGTCCGGTACATTATTTCATGTGGTCTGCGAAATATTTGATGTGGTCCGGCACATTATTTCATgtagcctgccatatcattttatgtggcctactACATCAATTTATGGGGGTCTggcacaatattttatgtggcctgccacaccatTTTGTGGCCCagcacattatttcatgtggcccaccatatcattttacCAGGCTGCCACACCATTTGTAGTCCGGATCATCATTTTATGGGGTCCAGCACATTATTTCACGTAGTCCGGTACATTATTTCATGTGGTCTGCGAAATATTTGATGTGGTCCGGCACATTATTTCATgtagcctgccatatcattttatgtggcctactACATCAATTTATGGGGGTCTggcacaatattttatgtggcctgccacaccatTTTGTGGTCCAGCACATTATTTCACATGGTCCGGCACATTATCTCAGGTGGCCCagcacattatttcatgtggcccaccatatcattttacCAGGCTGCCACACCATTTGTAGTCCGgatcatcattttatgtggcccatcacattatttcatgtggcccaccatatcattttacCAGGCTGCCACACCATTTGTAGTCCAGATCATCATTTTGGCACTATAAGTCGATCATCATTTTGTGTGGCCCagcacattatttcatgtggacCACCATATCATTTTACCAGGCTGCCACACCATTTGTAGTCCAgatcatcattttatgtggcctgccacattatttcacGTAGTCCGGCACATTATTTCATTTGGCCTACCAGATCTTTTTTTGTGGCCCGGTTCATTCTTTCATGTGGCCTGCCACCTAATTTTATGTTGGCccatgcattattttatttagctttcacgattttaaagcaagttatccagcaataaaaaaaaaatacatataatggTTAAAAACAGTTTCCTATGTATGCAACAAGGCATAAGTTAAGTTACATGCGGCCCTTTGTAGGCCACAATAATTGTGgtctggccctcaatgaaaaccagttgaaCACCCATGATTGATCTGTATGTGTCAAAtatacgctattgcctctcacggcgGGAAAGCATTGTGGCGGACTCACCTCGAAGTGGAAGCCTTCGACGCGGGCCAGAGCCTGCAGGATCTTGGAGGACACGGTGGTGGCGAGCATGTAGACGTGCTGCAGGTCAGCAGGGTCGTCGTGCGTCTCCTTCCACGAGAACAACATCCACCAGCCCAGGAGCGCCGCCAGCTCGTTCCCGGAAAAAACCTTCCAGCGACACCTGTGGCCAGACCACGCCCCCTTTCCGGGCTCCGTCACCACCACCTGACCCTCACACCTGTCGCACGTCTCCGCCACCGCCAGTCGATCCGCATCAGGATCCGTCGCCAGGACGACGCGGGCCTTTTCCTTCTCGGCCAGAAGTAGAGCGAGTTCCTGGACGAGAGGACGCGTCAAAGGTGTACGAGAGGGCGACAGCGCCCGAACACGGCGTCCTACCAGGACAGACTCGCCCTCCTCCGGGTTGGGACAGCGCACAGACGGGAAGTCCGGGTCTGGGTCTTTCTGCTCCGGCACCGGAATGGGTGGAGGGAACCCGAACGCTTGGAAGGCTTGACGGACGAAGACGTGTCCCACGCCGTGGAAGGACGAGTGGACAAACTTGAGAGGACAGCTGCTGTTGATCTGTCTGAGGAGGAGCAGAGGCCGAGAGGAAGCAGAAGAGGCACCCTACCGGCCAGGAGCTTACCTGTGGAAGCAGAGACTGGCGAGCTGGTCCAGGTAGCGGCGGTCCACGTGGCTCAGGGGGTCTGTCCTCAGGGGGCTCGTGTGGACCAGCTGGACGTCCCAGCAGGAGGCGCTCCAGGGCTCCAGATGCTCCTCCATGCTTTTCAGGATGCCTTTGTCGTGAGGGGAGGCGATTTGAGCGCCATTACACCAGTACACCTGAGGGGGGCGCAGTACAGTGGGTCTGGGTTTGTTTTTGCCTCGTCCCTCACTTAGTGAATGCACTACTGGCCTGATAAGTCCAAAAgagagagatgatacagtattatctgctcacacatGCTACCtgctggttgtttgagcacactgcagcaatTCCTGGATAGTCCCCCTCCTTAATGCTtgagtcacacgcaggattctcacaggaatgaggcaaaaatacaaccttgccTACTGTAGATATGTGACGTTCGCGAACGAATCGAGTCCTTTGAATGGCTCTTTGACTTTAGAGACGGTTTTTTCCCCACATATGTAAATATAGCATCGGCAATTGCCCACGCCAAGAAAAAATGTGTCATACTTAAATTTAGCAGCATTTAGATtcactttttaataaaaaagtgaatacagtatttttcggactataagtcgctccggagtataagtcgcacaggttgaaaatgcataataaagaaggaaaaaaacatatataagtcgcatttttgggggaaatttatttgatgaaagccaacaccaagaatagacatttgaaaggcaatttaaagtaaataaagaatagtgaacaacaggctgaataagtgtacgttatatgaggcataaataaccaactgagaaggtgcctggtatgttaacgtaacatattatggtaagagtcattcaaataactataacatatagaacatgctatacgtttaccaaacaatctgtcactcctaatcgctaaatcccatgaaatcttatacgtctagtctcttatgtgaatgagctaaataatattatttgatattttacgctaatgtgtcaataattccacacataagtcgctcctgagtataagtcgcacccccggccaaactatgaaaaaaactccgacttatagtccgaaaaatacggtagttatttgaatgactcttaccata from Entelurus aequoreus isolate RoL-2023_Sb linkage group LG10, RoL_Eaeq_v1.1, whole genome shotgun sequence includes the following:
- the LOC133659386 gene encoding olfactory receptor 1D2-like, yielding MIMGGVLENHSDAVFVLHGLNESASSRQIYFSLALASYVVTLLVNVTLIVTVCVEKTLHEPIYIFLCNLCLNGIFGASTFYPKLLSDLLAEVHVISYAGCLTQIFAVYGYVFCEFASLTVMALDRYVAICWPLRYRAVMTPRTVARLLALTWCLPLLETACGVALTARLPLCGRHIHKLFCTNWEVVKLSCVDTTANNIYGFALMFLHVSQAGLIVVSYAHLVHAAVRSHSVRRKFVQTCMPHLLTLLIFTGSLLFDTLFSRYGGGGQLQVLQNMLAVEFLVVPPLVNPVIYGINLQQIRWRIVHNFTQKDVAPPDSH